A section of the Pochonia chlamydosporia 170 chromosome 2, whole genome shotgun sequence genome encodes:
- a CDS encoding cutinase transcription factor 1 alpha (similar to Aspergillus terreus NIH2624 XP_001211421.1): MDVEMISSDAGHQHAQTQQTESPARASPPGPNNAASNAANQMSFRRQRASRACEVRCDAASLGVPCTNCVAFQIECRIPTPKRKKAQNAGNQASKDSDSDREGTDDRPNQTTPGSASSYPRPPTVSHTSDGTPSSSMTEAQVRQEEVDSGTYLNLVMKPKFTRAPITEAGRVAFLGESSNLTLLVHDRQGSSDVVHYPLPENVRGSRARLTELDNVEIEILHQRGAFLLPPRSLCDELIEAYFKWVHPIVPVINRSRFMRQYRDPKNPPSLLLLQAVLLAGSRVCTNAQLMDANGSTTPAALTFYKRAKALYDANYEDDRVTIVQSLLLMGWYWEGPEDVTKNVFYWSRVATIVAQGSGMHRSVEQSQLSKSDKRLWKRIWWTLFTRDRSVAVALGRPVHINLDDSDVEMLTEDDFIEDETDRASEFPPDPIHVQFFLQYVKLCEIMGLVLSQQYSVASKGRQRNAIDLTHSDMALADWLQNCPKIVYWEMPRHHFWSALLHSNYYTTLCLLHRAHMPPSGSRSFPDDSPYPSRNIAFQAAAMITSIVENLAAHKELRYCPAFIVYSLFSALIMHVYQMRSPVPSIQQVTQDRLRSCMQAMKEVSRVWLVGKMVYTLFESIIGNKMLEERLQKAGGKRHRKMQQSLSQLEQQSKAQDLSKRKYDDMAIDFTANAPTPQESYERSRPQTPSAVKAENPSTMQPPNVASPNSRPNAADTFMGGTNSRPQTRPATPFNPSFSVPTTPPDLYLVTRNSPNLSQSLWENFQPDQLFPESSSMPAFPNLSPTQTHQDLNHNLMAQMTPNSMSQGPAGNQFQARGQGQGNGGLPMQGFHAPAGMWQTNFDAGIHDGQSPDSWSTSSAQGQPAPTTLNVEDWFQFFGINGDASNLNLDVSLN, translated from the exons ATGGATGTTGAAATGATTTCAAGCGATGCTGGCCATCAGCACGCACAGACACAACAGACCGAGTCTCCCGCCAGAGCATCTCCTCCTGGTCCCAATAATGCTGCCTCCAACGCTGCGAACCAAATGAGCTTTAGGCG GCAACGAGCGTCACGAGCATGTGAG GTCCGATGCGACGCTGCCAGTCTCGGCGTCCCGTGCACGAATTGTGTCGCATTTCAGATTGAATGCCGTATTCCGACTCCTAAACGGAAAAAGGCACAAAATGCCGGCAACCAAGCGTCCAAAGACTCAGATAG TGACCGAGAAGGCACAGACGATCGGCCGAATCAGACCACACCAGGGAGCGCCTCTTCCTATCCGCGACCACCTACCGTTTCGCACACATCAGACGGGACCCCTTCATCGTCCATGACAGAGGCACAAGTCCGACAGGAGGAAGTTGATAGCGGGACGTACCTCAACCTTGTCATGAAGCCAAAGTTCACTCGTGCTCCAATCACGGAAGCTGGGCGAGTAGCCTTCCTCGGCGAATCCTCAAACTTGACACTATTGGTACATGACCGTCAGGGATCCTCAGATGTTGTGCACTACCCGCTGCCAGAAAATGTACGAGGCTCACGAGCCAGGCTTACAGAGCTCGATAATGTTGAGATAGAAATCTTACACCAGAGAGGGGCGTTTCTACTTCCGCCGCGGTCACTCTGTGACGAACTCATCGAGGCATATTTCAAATGGGTGCACCCAATTGTACCTGTAATCAACCGTTCTCGATTCATGAGGCAATATAGAGACCCGAAGAACCCTCCAtctctcctgctcctccaaGCTGTTCTGCTTGCTGGCTCTCGCGTTTGCACCAACGCTCAGCTTATGGATGCCAACGGATCCACAACGCCTGCGGCATTGACCTTCTACAAGCGCGCAAAGGCGCTTTATGATGCCAATTACGAAGACGATCGTGTCACCATCGTTCAATCACTGTTACTCATGGGTTGGTACTGGGAGGGTCCTGAGGATGTTACTAAAAATGTTTTTTATTGGAGTCGGGTTGCCACCATCGTTGCTCAAGGTTCTGGGATGCACCGGAGTGTTGAGCAATCTCAACTGAGCAAGTCTGACAAACGGTTGTGGAAGAGGATCTGGTGGACCTTGTTTACTCGTGACCGATCTGTCGCCGTTGCTCTCGGTCGGCCTGTCCACATCAACCTCGACGACTCCGACGTGGAAATGCTGACAGAGGATGACTTCATCGAAGATGAAACGGATCGGGCGAGTGAATTTCCCCCAGATCCTATTCATGTGCAATTCTTTTTACAATATGTTAAGTTGTGCGAGATTAtgggtctggtgttgtcgcAACAATACTCGGTTGCTTCCAAAGGTCGTCAAAGGAATGCTATTGATTTGACGCATAGCGACATGGCACTGGCCGACTGGCTTCAGAATTGTCCCAAGATTGTGTATTGGGAGATGCCTCGTCACCACTTTtggtctgctctgcttcACTCGAACTACTACACCACCTTGTGTCTCTTGCACCGCGCCCACATGCCTCCGAGTGGCTCAAGAAGCTTTCCAGACGACTCGCCGTACCCATCACGAAACATTGCTTTCCAGGCTGCCGCCATGATAACATCAATTGTGGAAAACCTTGCAGCCCATAAAGAACTACGCTATTGCCCCGCGTTTATTGTCTATAGCCTGTTTTCAGCCCTCATAATGCATGTGTACCAAATGAGGTCTCCAGTACCATCAATTCAACAAGTCACGCAAGACAGATTGCGAAGTTGTATGCAGGCGATGAAAGAAGTATCGCGGGTCTGGCTGGTCGGCAAAATGGTTTATACTCTATTCGAGTCAATAATCGGCAACAAAATGCTGGAAGAACGGCTCCAAAAGGCAGGCGGGAAGCGCCACAGGAAAATGCAGCAGAGCTTGTCACAACTGGAGCAACAAAGCAAGGCCCAAGATTTGTCAAAGAGAAAATACGACGACATGGCAATCGATTTCACTGCAAATGCGCCGACCCCTCAGGAGTCATACGAACGCTCCAGACCCCAAACGCCCAGTGCAGTCAAGGCGGAAAATCCATCCACAATGCAACCACCAAATGTAGCCTCTCCCAATAGTCGACCTAACGCAGCGGATACTTTCATGGGCGGGACCAACTCAAGACctcaaaccagaccagcaactCCATTTAATCCGTCCTTTTCTGTTCCAACTACTCCCCCCGATCTCTATCTCGTGACCAGGAATTCACCGAATCTGTCGCAATCTCTCTGGGAAAATTTCCAGCCTGATCAACTCTTCCCCGAAAGCTCCAGCATGCCTGCCTTTCCTAACTTATCTCCGACACAAACGCATCAAGATCTAAACCACAATCTCATGGCACAGATGACACCGAACAGTATGTCACAAGGGCCAGCGGGTAACCAGTTCCAGGCAAGGGGTCAGGGGCAAGGAAACGGTGGTCTACCTATGCAAGGCTTCCATGCACCAGCTGGCATGTGGCAAACGAATTTTGACGCGGGCATACACGATGGGCAGAGCCCAGACAGTTGGAGCACAAGCTCAGCTCAAGGTCAACCTGCTCCAACCACCTTGAACGTGGAGGATTG GTTCCAGTTctttggcatcaatggcGACGCGAGCAATTTGAATCTTGACGTGTCCCTTAACTGA